The region CGCTCGGCAAAGGCTTTGAGGCGCAGCGCCAGATCATCAAGCGGGTAGTTTGCGCCCGTGAAATGGATGCCGCCACCGAGGCTGATCCACTGCATCTTGTCGAGCACCGCGCCGAAGCGGTCTTCGATCAGGGTAAGCATCTCGTCGAACCGCTCGAAACTATCGTTCTCGCAATTGTTGTGGAACATCAGCCCGGTGATCCGGTCTGCCACGGCGTCAATCGCCGCCGGGTCATGCTCGCCCAGACGGCTGAAAGGGCGGGCGGGGTCGGCAAGGTCAAACTCCGAGGTCGAGACGCCGGGGTTCGCCCGCAGGCCGCGGATGTGGCCCGAAGACTGCGTGTCGAACTTGTCGAGCTGGCCGATGGAATTGAAGATGATCTTGTCAGCGTGGCCCAGCACCTCGTCGATCTCATGATCGGCATAGGCCACCGAATAGGCATGCGTCTCCCCGGGGAATTTCTCGGCCCCGAGCCGCACTTCGTAGAGCGAAGAAGAGGTCGAGCCGTCCATATACTCTGACATGAAGTCGAAGACCGACCATGTGGCGAAACATTTCAGCGCCAGCAGGCAGCGCGCACCGGAGAGGGCGCGGAGGCGGGCAATCTTCTCCATATTGTCGCGGAGATTGGCCTTGTCGATCAGGTAATAGGGTGTTTGCACGTCGAAAACCTTTCTGCGCGGCCGGAGGGCTAGCTCCGGGAGGGAAAAGACCCACTGAATGTGCTGTCGTGGCTGGCCCCGGATGCGGGGCATTTCCGGGGGCGCTTCGCATATTTCGCGCAAGCAACGCAATTGTAAAAAACGCGCGAGCTGGTCTGCGCGCGCGTTTCTGTGGGTCTGAGTTTAGCGCCAGACCTGCAAAGGTCCACCGCCATGCGCCTGATGGTTTAGCTCTTCGGGTAGCCGATGCCCTTCAGCGCCTCGCGGATCTCGTCCAAAATCGCCGGGTCGTCGATGGTCGCGGGCGGTTTGAAATCTTCTCCATCCGCGATTTTTATAATCGTCGCGCGGAGGATTTTGCCCGAGCGGGTCTTGGGAAGCCGGTCCACTACAACCGCCTGCTTGAACGCCGCCACAGGGCCGATCTGCTCGCGCATCCGGGTCACGCATTCCGCAACGATTTCCTCATGCGGGCGGTCGACGCCTTTGGTGAGGCATAAGAAACCAACGGGCGACTGGCCCTTAAGGTCATCGCTCACCCCCACCACGGCGCATTCGGCCACATCGGGGTGGCCCGCCAAAACCTCTTCCATCGCGCCGGTCGAGAGACGGTGGCCTGCCACGTTGATCACGTCATCGGTGCGCGCCATGATCCAGACATAACCGTCCTCATCAATCCGCCCCGCATCGCCGGTCTCATAATAGCCGGGGAAGGTGGTGAGATAGGATTTGCGAAAGCGGTCTTCGGCGTTCCACAGGCCGGGCAAGGTGCCGGGGGGCAAGGGCAGCTTGATGGCAATCGCGCCCAACTCTCCGGCAGGCAGCGGTTCGCCGCGCTCATCCAAAATTTGCACGTCATAGCCCGGCATCGGCACGGTAGGCGAGCCGACCTTGACCGGCAGCGCCTCAAGCCCCGCCGGGTTGCCGACGATGGTATAGCCGGTTTCCGTCTGCCACCAATGATCGTAGACCGGCTTGCCCAGCTTTTCCTGCGCCCATTCCACGGTATCCGGATCGGCCCGTTCCCCCGCGAGATAGAGCGCACGTAGGCTCGACAGGTCGTATTTCTTGATCTCCTCGCCATCCGGGTCTTCGCGTTTGACGGCGCGGATCGCGGTGGGGGCGGTAAAGAAGCTCGACACGCCATGCTCTTCGATCACCCGCCAGAAGGTGCCCGCATCAGGGGTGCCGACGGGCTTGCCTTCGAACACAACGGTGGTGTTGCCCGCAATCAGCGGCGCGTAGCAGATGTAGCTGTGGCCCACGACCCAGCCCACGTCTGATGCGGCCCAGAACACCTCCCCGGGTTCGACGTTATAGATGTTTTTCATCGTCCAGTTCAGCGCCACCAGATGTCCCGCGGTGGGCCGCACCACGCCTTTGGGCGCGCCGGTGGTGCCAGAGGTATAGAGGATATAGGCCGGGTGGTTCCCCTCCACGGGCACGCATGGGGCCGGGCGCACGCCGTCTTGGGAGGCGTACCAGTCGATGTCCCGCTCGGGGTTCAACTCACAGGGTTTCTGGCCGCGCTGCAGGATGATGCAGGTGTCGGGCTTGTGTGTGGCCTGTTCTATGGCCCCGTCCAGCAAGGGTTTGTAATCGACCACGCGCGATGGCTCGACCCCGCAAGAGGCGGCGATGATCGCCTTTGGTTTGCAATCGTCGATCCGTACCGCCAGTTCGCTGGAGGCAAAGCCGCCGAACACCACCGAATGTATCGCGCCGATACGGGCACAGGCCAGCATCGCCTCTACCGCCTCGGGGACCATGGGCATGTAGATCACCACGCGGTCGCCTTTCTCCACCCCGTGGGCCACCAGCGCCCCGGCGAGCGAGGCCACATGGGCCTGCAACTCGCTATAGGTCAGGGTCGATTTGTTGCCGGTAATCGGGCTATCATAGATGATCGCCACGCGCTTGCCGTTGCCCTGTTCCACATGGCGGTCCACAGCGTTGTAGCAGGTGTTCACGCGCGCATCCGCGAACCACTCATAGATGTCCTCACCCCGGTCAAAGAGCGCCTTTTGCGGCGCGATGTCCCAGTCGATCGCCTCTGCCTGCTCCAGCCAATAGGCTTCCGGATCGGCCTTCCAGCGGTCATAGGTGTCGCGGTATCCCATGGTGTTCCTCCTCCTGCTGCGCGGGCGGGGCAAACCCGCGGGCCGGGTATAGCTGTACTGACGCGCAAATATTTCCAGACACTCTGGCCGCTTAGAAAGAATTCGGCAAGCGGATCGCTATTGTTCCTGTCAGTTGCAGCGCGTCATGCTAAGTTGGCCGGAAACCCTGTTACCATTGGAGCCTGCCCACATGCGCCTCGCCCTTTCTCTGCCCCTTGCTTCCTGCCTCGCTCTGGTTGCCGCGCTGCCAGCGGTGGCGCAGGACCGTTCGTTCAACTTCGCCCTGCGCGGCGGGGTGGGGGCGGCACCGGATTATCCGGGTTCCAGCAGCTACCGCGCGACGCCGGATTTGGCCTTCACCTTCGGCTCACTGGAATGGGGCGGGCGCAAAATCGGTACCAACATCGGCGAAGCGCCCAA is a window of Sulfitobacter sp. W027 DNA encoding:
- a CDS encoding carboxynorspermidine decarboxylase; the encoded protein is MQTPYYLIDKANLRDNMEKIARLRALSGARCLLALKCFATWSVFDFMSEYMDGSTSSSLYEVRLGAEKFPGETHAYSVAYADHEIDEVLGHADKIIFNSIGQLDKFDTQSSGHIRGLRANPGVSTSEFDLADPARPFSRLGEHDPAAIDAVADRITGLMFHNNCENDSFERFDEMLTLIEDRFGAVLDKMQWISLGGGIHFTGANYPLDDLALRLKAFAERFGVQVYLEPGEAAITSAATLEVTVLDTMHNGKNLAIVDSSIEAHMLDLLIYREPAKIAPNTGDHEWMICGKSCLAGDIFGEFRFDAPLKAGDRLSFQDAAGYTMVKKNWFNGVKMPSIAIRELDGTTRLVRDFDYDDFAAALS
- a CDS encoding propionyl-CoA synthetase; the encoded protein is MGYRDTYDRWKADPEAYWLEQAEAIDWDIAPQKALFDRGEDIYEWFADARVNTCYNAVDRHVEQGNGKRVAIIYDSPITGNKSTLTYSELQAHVASLAGALVAHGVEKGDRVVIYMPMVPEAVEAMLACARIGAIHSVVFGGFASSELAVRIDDCKPKAIIAASCGVEPSRVVDYKPLLDGAIEQATHKPDTCIILQRGQKPCELNPERDIDWYASQDGVRPAPCVPVEGNHPAYILYTSGTTGAPKGVVRPTAGHLVALNWTMKNIYNVEPGEVFWAASDVGWVVGHSYICYAPLIAGNTTVVFEGKPVGTPDAGTFWRVIEEHGVSSFFTAPTAIRAVKREDPDGEEIKKYDLSSLRALYLAGERADPDTVEWAQEKLGKPVYDHWWQTETGYTIVGNPAGLEALPVKVGSPTVPMPGYDVQILDERGEPLPAGELGAIAIKLPLPPGTLPGLWNAEDRFRKSYLTTFPGYYETGDAGRIDEDGYVWIMARTDDVINVAGHRLSTGAMEEVLAGHPDVAECAVVGVSDDLKGQSPVGFLCLTKGVDRPHEEIVAECVTRMREQIGPVAAFKQAVVVDRLPKTRSGKILRATIIKIADGEDFKPPATIDDPAILDEIREALKGIGYPKS